A genomic region of Planktothrix serta PCC 8927 contains the following coding sequences:
- a CDS encoding SDR family oxidoreductase codes for MPTQQQERPPQHQNQQPGHQQEMNPAPMVVDPDYQGSNKLKDKAALITGGDSGIGRSVAVLYAKEGADVAIIYLNETEDAEETKKLVEKEGRRCLLIPGDIGDEDFCREAVKQTAEEFGHLDILVNNAAEQHPQENFQDISAEQLERTFRTNIFSMFYLSKAAINHLHPGSVIINTTSVTAYQGNPTLVDYSSTKGAIVAFTRALSQNLVEKNIRVNAVAPGPIWTPLIPATFPEDKVATFGQQVPMQRVGQPAEVAPCYVFLASKDASYMTGQVLHPNGGEVVNG; via the coding sequence ATGCCAACTCAACAACAAGAAAGACCCCCCCAACATCAAAATCAACAACCTGGGCATCAACAGGAAATGAATCCTGCTCCTATGGTTGTTGATCCTGACTATCAAGGCAGTAATAAACTCAAAGATAAAGCCGCTTTAATTACGGGTGGCGATAGCGGAATTGGTCGTTCTGTTGCCGTTCTCTACGCTAAAGAAGGTGCTGATGTTGCCATTATTTATTTGAATGAAACGGAAGACGCAGAAGAAACAAAGAAACTGGTTGAAAAAGAAGGTCGCCGTTGTTTATTAATTCCGGGTGATATTGGGGATGAAGATTTCTGTCGGGAAGCCGTCAAACAAACCGCAGAAGAGTTCGGACATCTCGATATTTTAGTCAATAATGCTGCTGAACAACATCCTCAAGAAAACTTCCAAGATATTAGTGCAGAACAGTTAGAACGCACCTTCCGCACAAATATTTTTTCGATGTTCTATCTCTCCAAAGCTGCCATTAATCACCTGCATCCGGGTAGCGTTATTATCAATACGACCTCTGTAACGGCTTATCAAGGTAATCCAACTTTAGTAGATTATTCTTCAACAAAAGGGGCAATTGTTGCCTTTACTCGCGCTCTTTCTCAGAATTTAGTTGAGAAAAATATTCGGGTGAATGCTGTTGCTCCCGGCCCGATTTGGACTCCTTTAATTCCGGCTACTTTCCCTGAAGATAAAGTCGCAACCTTCGGTCAACAAGTCCCCATGCAACGGGTGGGTCAACCTGCGGAAGTGGCTCCTTGTTATGTGTTTTTAGCCTCAAAAGATGCTTCCTATATGACCGGACAGGTGTTACATCCCAACGGGGGTGAAGTTGTGAATGGATAA
- a CDS encoding translation initiation factor produces MVEGFLRRIADSFLNQNQRQYNDNENRQVHPASEDPYGDPADQGQFGNVRPASEDPYGDPADQGQFGQFGNVRPASEDPYGDPADQGQFGNVRPASEDPYGDPADEENRWA; encoded by the coding sequence ATGGTAGAAGGTTTTTTAAGAAGAATAGCTGACTCTTTTTTAAATCAAAATCAGAGACAGTATAATGATAATGAGAATCGGCAAGTCCATCCCGCCAGTGAAGATCCTTATGGAGATCCGGCTGATCAGGGACAATTTGGTAATGTTCGCCCCGCCAGCGAAGATCCCTACGGTGATCCGGCTGATCAGGGACAATTTGGACAATTTGGTAATGTTCGTCCCGCTAGTGAAGATCCTTATGGTGATCCGGCTGATCAGGGACAATTTGGCAATGTCCGTCCTGCGAGTGAAGATCCCTACGGAGATCCCGCCGATGAGGAAAATCGTTGGGCTTAG
- a CDS encoding 2Fe-2S iron-sulfur cluster-binding protein, producing the protein MANIKFVSENQEVIAADGANLRIKALENRIDLYTFTGKMMNCGGYGQCGTCIVEIVEGLENVSPRTEAEERILRKKPDTYRLACQTVVNGNITVQTKPKKGK; encoded by the coding sequence ATGGCTAATATCAAATTCGTGAGTGAAAATCAGGAAGTAATCGCGGCGGATGGGGCAAACTTAAGAATCAAAGCCCTGGAAAACCGGATTGACTTATATACGTTCACAGGCAAAATGATGAACTGTGGCGGTTATGGTCAATGTGGCACTTGTATTGTGGAAATTGTAGAAGGTCTGGAGAATGTTTCTCCTCGCACGGAGGCTGAAGAACGCATTCTTAGAAAAAAACCCGATACCTATCGATTAGCCTGTCAAACCGTTGTTAATGGCAATATTACGGTGCAAACAAAACCGAAAAAGGGAAAATAA
- a CDS encoding DUF4278 domain-containing protein, producing MESELTGKYRGQSVQFRYPRHVPVPQTYPLKYRGVCYSNAEPKPSLNEVSPFTPTAMQPVETRQAVTVRVATFEQVLDENLAQVHTDHLCRLLERRRQAAAARGDLNLLRLLDLEAKQIAC from the coding sequence GTGGAAAGCGAACTCACAGGTAAATATCGGGGTCAAAGCGTACAGTTTCGCTATCCTCGCCATGTTCCTGTGCCTCAAACCTATCCCCTAAAGTATCGGGGTGTTTGCTACAGCAATGCAGAACCAAAACCGTCGCTCAACGAAGTCTCCCCTTTCACCCCGACCGCAATGCAACCTGTAGAGACACGGCAGGCTGTGACCGTGCGGGTGGCTACTTTTGAGCAAGTTCTGGACGAGAATCTAGCACAAGTTCATACGGATCATTTATGCCGTTTATTGGAACGCCGCCGTCAAGCCGCCGCCGCCCGGGGCGACCTGAATTTGTTGCGCTTGCTAGATTTAGAAGCAAAACAAATTGCCTGCTAA
- a CDS encoding TolC family protein, which yields MSVLRNLMAVGVSGAITLINVGPGTAVPSPIESPDNSPNSNATQPQGFKQNPTKSQHPATAVVEPSVESLSPTVTHPSEETSDAGQEATPQKGQQISTSKSELPHQESVPSFSPSMESGDSAQEPLPSSILTSTFKQNPKKSQPLVSTAPRRLIDNFLTKPESVPQPSPSSESPTLAFKQNPTKTDQDSLSTPTEPTVVNTTPEPPSVQQQRSTPTSETPTTAANPPNLPHPSKDNSLSPEINPPLQVEVALPNASTSATTLTSPFTTSGRGSGNSQPSLLAQVSTPALEVPDLTPPTTPFPPPTPNGTLQTNPPSILLPSQNPLYKPTLPDQVNIEETVPVTLQQAVDLAIRNNQNVGIAQLQVEQNLASLRENQADLYPSLIFSSSFGRTVSALQDLQVRAQNRALRVQRFNGVQGADQQEFQTRFGTYSFDNSLQLQYDLGINGLRGSRIRASEKQLRIFELRLETTIEEVRFDVTRAYYNLQEADAAVEIQAAAVRNSQKSLEDAEALERAGVGTRFEVLQARVTLANAQQDLTNSRRDQLQSRRELAAVLNIDENANLLAGDPIALAGAWDFTLEDTIVQAYQNRAELEEQLAERDRAQQLRRAALAATRPSVTLAASYNLLGQINDNPDYRAVQGWADGYDAQVQFSWNFFDGGAAKAQARQRELDIGIADERFDQLLNQIRLEVERAYYDLQANFDNIQTASLGVEEATEALRLARLRFQAGVGTQLEVINQETDLTRAQNRLLNAIIGYNRALSALQRAVSNLPGNILSDYPR from the coding sequence ATGTCCGTTCTTCGTAATTTGATGGCTGTGGGAGTGAGTGGAGCAATTACGTTAATCAATGTGGGGCCAGGAACGGCCGTTCCTTCCCCCATTGAATCGCCAGATAATTCGCCCAACTCGAATGCAACTCAACCGCAAGGGTTTAAACAAAATCCAACAAAATCTCAGCATCCGGCGACGGCTGTTGTAGAACCGAGTGTTGAATCCTTATCCCCTACGGTGACTCATCCCTCAGAGGAAACTTCTGATGCTGGCCAAGAAGCAACCCCTCAAAAGGGACAACAGATTTCTACCTCTAAATCTGAACTCCCCCATCAGGAGTCAGTGCCAAGCTTTTCCCCATCGATGGAATCAGGTGATTCTGCTCAGGAGCCTTTACCTTCGTCCATCCTCACCTCAACATTTAAACAAAATCCTAAAAAATCTCAACCTTTAGTTTCAACGGCTCCTCGTCGTCTGATCGATAACTTCTTAACAAAACCGGAATCCGTTCCTCAACCGTCTCCTTCATCAGAGTCACCCACCTTAGCTTTTAAACAAAATCCTACAAAAACCGATCAAGATTCTCTCTCGACTCCTACAGAACCCACCGTTGTTAATACAACTCCAGAACCACCTTCTGTGCAGCAACAGCGTTCGACGCCAACTTCCGAGACACCAACAACAGCAGCCAATCCTCCTAACTTACCCCATCCCTCAAAGGACAATTCCTTATCCCCAGAGATTAATCCTCCCTTACAGGTTGAAGTAGCCTTACCGAATGCCTCGACCTCAGCAACAACCCTAACCTCACCGTTCACAACTTCCGGGCGGGGTAGCGGAAATTCTCAACCCTCCCTCCTGGCTCAAGTTAGTACACCCGCCTTAGAAGTTCCTGACCTGACACCGCCAACGACTCCCTTTCCGCCTCCCACACCCAACGGAACCTTACAAACCAATCCTCCCTCTATTCTGCTACCCAGTCAGAATCCGCTTTATAAGCCCACCTTACCCGATCAAGTTAATATTGAGGAAACCGTTCCGGTTACTCTCCAACAAGCAGTTGATTTAGCAATTCGCAATAATCAAAATGTCGGCATTGCCCAACTGCAAGTCGAGCAAAACTTAGCCAGTTTACGCGAAAACCAAGCGGATTTATATCCGAGTTTGATCTTTAGTTCTAGTTTTGGTCGGACTGTCTCTGCTCTGCAAGACTTACAAGTCCGGGCGCAAAACCGCGCCCTGCGAGTCCAACGCTTTAATGGTGTCCAAGGTGCTGATCAACAGGAATTTCAGACTCGCTTCGGTACCTATTCCTTTGATAATTCGCTGCAATTGCAGTACGACTTAGGAATTAATGGATTAAGGGGATCAAGAATTCGGGCTTCTGAAAAACAGTTACGGATTTTTGAATTAAGATTAGAAACCACCATAGAAGAAGTTCGATTTGATGTGACTCGTGCCTATTACAATTTGCAAGAAGCCGATGCTGCGGTTGAAATTCAAGCGGCTGCTGTGCGAAACTCCCAAAAGAGTTTAGAGGATGCCGAAGCTTTAGAACGAGCCGGAGTTGGAACCCGTTTTGAAGTGTTGCAAGCTCGCGTTACCCTCGCTAACGCCCAACAGGATTTGACGAATTCACGACGGGATCAACTGCAAAGTCGGCGAGAACTGGCTGCGGTTCTCAATATTGATGAAAATGCGAATTTATTGGCGGGAGATCCAATTGCTTTGGCGGGAGCTTGGGATTTCACCTTAGAAGATACGATTGTTCAGGCTTATCAAAATCGGGCTGAGTTGGAAGAACAGTTAGCTGAACGCGATCGCGCTCAACAGTTACGCCGAGCAGCATTAGCAGCCACTCGTCCTAGTGTCACCCTCGCCGCCAGTTATAATCTTTTGGGACAAATTAACGATAACCCTGATTACAGGGCTGTCCAGGGTTGGGCTGATGGTTATGACGCTCAAGTCCAGTTTTCTTGGAATTTCTTTGATGGCGGTGCAGCCAAAGCCCAAGCCAGACAGCGTGAGTTAGATATTGGCATCGCAGACGAGCGCTTTGATCAATTACTCAATCAAATTCGCTTAGAGGTCGAACGAGCTTACTATGACCTGCAAGCTAACTTTGATAATATTCAAACGGCCAGCTTAGGCGTTGAAGAAGCAACGGAAGCTTTACGTTTAGCTCGTTTACGGTTTCAAGCTGGGGTGGGAACTCAGTTAGAAGTGATTAACCAGGAAACGGACTTAACCCGCGCCCAAAACCGACTCCTGAACGCCATCATCGGTTATAACCGCGCTCTGTCCGCCCTGCAACGAGCCGTCAGTAACCTTCCGGGTAATATTCTGTCGGATTATCCTCGCTAA
- a CDS encoding M23 family metallopeptidase has protein sequence MRISSAKKYGVAFFLTLGLMVLVSCWSPEVTQTAESSLQKAQTMAEGMTQQLITQTPQTPRFAQPIDCQLGQDCFILLYPDRDPSPNAVDFGCGRQTYDGHKGTDFAIPDEQAMARGVPVVASAAGKVLRVRDGVVDKRIAQEADKTAVEGTECGNGIVIDHSSIPNGAGWETQYCHLRRGSIQVKPGDSVEKGTVLGSVGASGLASFPHVHLTIRYNGEVIDPFVGPGAKAGCNVTRNPIWEQSLAYIPTGLIRAGFSAQPPTMDELWQGKFNETILPQNSPALLFWVQVYGVLTGDKMIFNLYNPQGQKVVNNESFVNESSKTWIGYIGKKNNPQQPLSSGNWNAEYQLIRGDRTLVKTKKQLQLQQ, from the coding sequence ATGAGGATATCAAGCGCTAAAAAATACGGGGTCGCATTTTTCCTGACTTTGGGGTTAATGGTATTAGTCAGTTGTTGGAGTCCTGAAGTTACTCAAACGGCTGAGTCTTCTCTGCAAAAAGCTCAGACGATGGCTGAAGGGATGACCCAACAATTGATTACCCAAACCCCCCAAACTCCGCGTTTTGCTCAACCTATTGATTGTCAATTGGGTCAAGATTGCTTTATTTTGTTATACCCGGATCGAGATCCTAGTCCTAATGCCGTTGATTTTGGCTGTGGACGGCAAACCTATGATGGTCATAAAGGGACGGATTTTGCCATACCGGACGAACAAGCAATGGCTAGAGGAGTTCCAGTGGTGGCGTCGGCGGCGGGAAAGGTGTTGCGAGTCCGGGATGGGGTGGTTGATAAACGCATTGCACAGGAAGCGGATAAAACGGCCGTGGAAGGTACAGAATGTGGCAATGGTATTGTTATTGATCATAGTTCTATTCCCAATGGTGCCGGATGGGAAACTCAATATTGTCATTTGCGACGGGGAAGTATTCAGGTTAAACCTGGGGATAGTGTTGAGAAAGGGACGGTTTTGGGATCAGTTGGCGCCTCTGGGTTAGCATCCTTTCCCCATGTTCATCTCACCATTCGTTATAACGGAGAAGTGATTGATCCCTTTGTGGGGCCAGGAGCAAAGGCCGGATGTAACGTGACTCGTAACCCAATTTGGGAACAATCCTTGGCCTATATTCCCACGGGGTTAATTCGGGCAGGATTTTCGGCTCAACCCCCCACAATGGATGAATTATGGCAAGGTAAATTTAATGAAACTATTCTACCTCAAAATAGTCCCGCCTTGTTATTTTGGGTACAGGTTTATGGGGTATTAACGGGAGATAAAATGATTTTTAATCTCTATAATCCCCAAGGTCAAAAAGTTGTTAATAATGAAAGTTTTGTGAATGAGTCTAGTAAAACATGGATCGGTTATATTGGTAAAAAAAATAATCCTCAACAACCCTTATCCTCTGGAAATTGGAACGCCGAATATCAATTAATTCGAGGCGATCGCACTTTAGTTAAAACCAAAAAACAACTCCAACTCCAACAGTAG
- a CDS encoding aldo/keto reductase, giving the protein MEKRTLGQSDILITPILIGTWQAGKRMWVGIEDAETIKAIRAAFDAGITTVDTAEVYGEGHSEQIVAEALSDVRDQVVYASKVFANHLKYDQVIAACERSLKNLNTDYIDLYQIHWPSGFMNSEIVPIAETMGALNDLKKQGKIRAIGVSNFSRSQLEEAAQYGRIESLQPPYSLFWRQVEQDAMPYCLEQKISILAYSPLAQGLLTGKFGPNHQFSEGDHRSKNKLFANKDHYQRVQNALDQLRPIAERYQCSLGQLAIAWLISQPQTHAIVGFRNVKQAQQNSQAADINLTSEDLAEIDKIGRTVTDHLDDSPVMWDF; this is encoded by the coding sequence ATGGAAAAACGAACTCTAGGTCAATCTGATATCTTAATTACTCCGATTTTGATCGGAACTTGGCAAGCGGGAAAACGAATGTGGGTAGGAATTGAAGATGCAGAAACAATTAAAGCCATTCGTGCTGCCTTTGATGCGGGTATTACAACCGTTGATACCGCAGAAGTTTATGGGGAAGGACACTCTGAACAAATCGTAGCTGAAGCCTTATCTGATGTCCGAGATCAAGTGGTTTATGCGAGTAAAGTTTTTGCTAATCATTTGAAATATGATCAAGTGATTGCAGCTTGTGAACGGTCTTTGAAAAATCTCAACACTGATTATATTGATTTATATCAAATTCATTGGCCGTCAGGATTTATGAATTCCGAAATTGTTCCGATTGCAGAAACAATGGGGGCTTTAAACGACTTAAAAAAACAAGGCAAAATTCGGGCTATTGGTGTTTCTAATTTTTCCCGTTCTCAGTTAGAAGAAGCTGCACAATATGGACGAATCGAAAGTTTACAACCGCCCTATTCTTTATTTTGGCGACAAGTTGAACAAGATGCTATGCCTTATTGTCTTGAACAGAAGATTTCTATTTTAGCGTATTCTCCCTTAGCTCAAGGATTATTAACCGGAAAATTCGGCCCGAATCATCAATTTTCAGAAGGAGATCATCGGTCTAAAAATAAACTTTTTGCCAATAAAGATCATTATCAACGGGTGCAAAATGCTTTAGATCAATTACGACCCATTGCAGAACGTTATCAATGTAGTTTAGGACAATTAGCGATCGCTTGGTTAATTTCTCAACCCCAAACTCACGCTATTGTTGGTTTTAGAAATGTTAAACAAGCCCAACAAAATAGTCAAGCTGCTGATATTAATCTTACATCCGAAGATTTAGCAGAAATTGACAAAATTGGACGCACTGTTACGGATCATTTAGATGATAGTCCTGTGATGTGGGATTTTTAG
- a CDS encoding serine/threonine protein kinase, whose product MLTAGTLLNRRFRLKRQLNENPIRQTWLADDLILKDKAVVKLLALGGSMQWEDLKLLEREAQILKQLNHPHLVKYRDYFSLDDQNVWFALITEYIPGHSLKQKLENHHRFTQQQLYWIAFEILEILNYLHQLHPPVLHRDIKPSNLIWGEDHHIYLIDLGAVQIQPRTPGSTFTVVGTFGYTPIEQFGGLAVPASDLYALGATLIHLLTAIPPAELPQEKFKMKFNADTLDPAFKNWLETLIEPAIESRFSTAQVALYALNYQPKLPSKTTSEPSIQLSQSPNQLKVNIPSRFSLQYISPVQKILVNPITGIKKGLQILPGSRTIKTLGLGAIAVLIAYKLYSVLESSSFQQLDLGLIILFYLTLLGIPASIILLIYKAFVDYKPFEKVQLNFNNQTFEIFWSSYFPFRKSGDISQIQQINLIRTTDNQGNFYPSLEIVTQEPNIFFLSRRKTYRFGHQLPEEELKWLKQELQKWLASQTNLY is encoded by the coding sequence ATGCTGACTGCGGGAACCCTTCTGAACCGTCGGTTTCGACTGAAACGCCAACTGAATGAAAATCCCATTCGCCAAACTTGGTTAGCGGATGATTTAATCCTGAAGGATAAGGCCGTTGTCAAATTGTTGGCGTTAGGAGGTTCAATGCAATGGGAAGATTTAAAATTATTAGAACGGGAAGCCCAAATTTTAAAACAATTAAATCATCCTCACTTAGTCAAATATCGAGATTATTTTTCCCTTGATGATCAGAATGTCTGGTTTGCCTTAATCACCGAATATATTCCCGGCCATTCCTTAAAACAGAAGTTAGAAAATCATCATCGCTTTACCCAACAACAACTCTACTGGATAGCCTTTGAAATCTTAGAAATTCTCAATTATTTACATCAACTTCATCCGCCTGTTTTGCACCGGGATATTAAACCCAGTAATTTAATTTGGGGTGAAGATCATCATATTTATTTAATTGATTTAGGTGCTGTTCAAATTCAACCCAGAACCCCAGGATCGACTTTTACCGTTGTGGGAACCTTTGGTTATACTCCCATTGAACAATTTGGGGGTTTAGCGGTTCCGGCTTCCGATTTATATGCGTTGGGAGCTACATTAATTCATCTATTAACAGCCATTCCTCCGGCGGAATTACCTCAAGAAAAGTTTAAGATGAAGTTTAACGCAGATACCCTAGATCCAGCGTTTAAAAATTGGTTAGAAACCTTAATAGAACCTGCGATAGAGTCTCGTTTTTCTACGGCTCAAGTCGCCTTATATGCTTTGAATTATCAACCTAAATTACCTTCAAAAACTACCTCTGAACCTTCTATCCAGTTATCTCAATCTCCTAACCAATTAAAAGTTAATATTCCTTCTCGCTTTTCCTTACAATATATTTCCCCAGTGCAGAAGATTTTAGTCAATCCGATCACGGGAATTAAAAAAGGGTTGCAAATTCTGCCTGGATCAAGGACAATTAAAACCTTAGGATTAGGTGCGATCGCTGTTTTAATCGCTTACAAACTTTATTCTGTTTTAGAATCATCCAGCTTTCAACAACTTGATTTAGGGTTGATTATTTTATTTTATTTAACTTTATTGGGAATTCCGGCTAGTATAATTTTGCTAATTTATAAAGCGTTTGTTGATTATAAACCCTTTGAAAAAGTCCAACTCAATTTTAATAATCAAACTTTTGAAATTTTTTGGTCTTCTTATTTTCCTTTCCGAAAATCCGGGGATATTTCTCAAATTCAACAAATTAATTTAATTAGAACAACCGATAATCAAGGTAATTTTTATCCGAGTTTAGAAATCGTTACCCAAGAACCCAATATCTTCTTTTTATCTCGGCGCAAAACCTATCGTTTTGGACATCAATTACCCGAAGAAGAATTAAAATGGTTAAAACAAGAATTGCAAAAATGGCTTGCTTCTCAAACGAATCTCTACTAG
- a CDS encoding YcjF family protein — MPISRYLLLIFGICLILGLTIWLISSLSALYTQVIWSANPILANLLLLLLIILLGLAIFAFFYYTRFFQNSGKSRQKRRPLKIPINKTEAAEESIKSLRQQVTQIQDEVAKKALLSRSQDIASELAKGNIQVVIFGTGSAGKTSLVNALMGRMVGKVNAPMGTTEIGETYHLQLQGIEREILITDTPGILEAGMGGSERGTLARSLATDANLLIFVVDNDLRQSEYYSLQALVEIGKRSLIILNKTDLYTEADQTMILAKLRDRVKTFLDPSDVISVAANPQSIRLETGEIIQPEPDIMPLIRRMATILRAEGEELIADNILLQSQRLGEEARRLIDTQRKREAEKIVERFQWIGAGVIAVTPLPVIDLIATAAVNTQMVIEIGKIYGCELNADRGRELALSLAKTLGSLGVVKGVIQLVSTALQLNIATLVVGRAIQAVSAAYLTRIAGKSFIEYFRHDQDWGDGGMTEVVQRQFQLTRRDEFVKQFVQDAFAKIIEPLNFNSTELEEEELPIEADIKPLLKRYLDDWEDQDTVDRSDWES; from the coding sequence ATGCCTATCTCCCGCTATTTACTATTAATTTTTGGGATTTGCCTAATTTTAGGGTTAACAATTTGGCTGATTAGTTCCCTATCGGCTCTTTATACTCAGGTGATTTGGTCAGCTAATCCTATTTTAGCAAATTTGCTGCTTTTATTGTTAATTATATTATTAGGATTAGCAATTTTTGCGTTTTTTTATTATACTCGATTCTTCCAGAATTCAGGAAAATCTCGTCAAAAACGGCGACCTTTAAAAATCCCCATCAACAAAACAGAAGCGGCTGAAGAATCGATCAAATCTTTAAGACAACAAGTTACTCAAATTCAAGATGAAGTGGCTAAAAAAGCGTTATTAAGTCGTTCTCAAGATATCGCTTCTGAATTAGCCAAAGGTAATATTCAAGTGGTTATATTTGGCACAGGTTCGGCGGGAAAAACCTCTTTAGTTAATGCTTTAATGGGTCGAATGGTAGGGAAAGTGAATGCACCGATGGGAACGACAGAAATAGGAGAAACCTATCATTTACAATTACAGGGAATTGAACGGGAAATTTTAATTACAGATACCCCTGGAATTTTAGAAGCGGGGATGGGGGGATCTGAACGGGGAACATTAGCCCGTTCTTTAGCAACCGATGCTAATTTATTAATATTTGTTGTGGATAATGATTTAAGACAATCGGAATATTACTCCTTACAAGCTTTAGTAGAAATTGGCAAGCGATCGCTAATTATTTTAAATAAAACGGATTTATATACAGAAGCCGATCAAACGATGATTCTAGCTAAACTTCGAGATCGAGTCAAAACTTTTTTAGATCCCAGTGATGTGATTTCTGTAGCTGCAAATCCGCAATCAATTCGATTAGAAACAGGAGAAATTATCCAACCAGAACCGGATATTATGCCTTTAATTCGACGAATGGCAACAATTTTAAGAGCCGAAGGAGAAGAATTAATTGCTGATAATATTTTACTACAATCCCAACGTTTAGGAGAAGAAGCACGACGATTAATTGATACCCAAAGAAAACGGGAAGCAGAAAAAATTGTTGAACGGTTTCAATGGATAGGTGCGGGTGTAATTGCTGTCACTCCTTTACCTGTAATTGATTTAATTGCAACGGCGGCTGTTAATACCCAAATGGTAATCGAAATTGGTAAAATATATGGGTGTGAATTGAATGCAGATCGGGGTCGAGAATTAGCATTATCCTTAGCTAAAACTTTAGGGAGTTTAGGAGTAGTTAAAGGGGTGATTCAGTTAGTCTCAACGGCGTTACAATTAAATATTGCGACTTTGGTAGTTGGACGTGCGATTCAAGCGGTAAGTGCGGCTTATTTAACACGAATTGCGGGTAAAAGTTTTATTGAATATTTCCGCCATGATCAAGATTGGGGAGATGGAGGAATGACGGAAGTTGTCCAGCGACAATTTCAGTTAACTCGCCGGGATGAATTTGTGAAACAATTTGTTCAAGATGCCTTTGCTAAAATTATTGAACCGCTTAATTTTAATTCTACTGAATTGGAGGAGGAAGAATTACCAATTGAAGCTGATATTAAACCGTTATTAAAGCGTTATTTGGATGATTGGGAAGATCAGGATACTGTTGATCGGAGTGATTGGGAATCATGA
- a CDS encoding GUN4 domain-containing protein — protein sequence MDQFPTFIIGFFTGSLITVYGTLTQMDFLSYLNTDQNILKFYQELLGFSTDSLEQNRQYRGYIEKLNISVNPNTLNISVLPNSICEAAILEGDRVKILPSVEVIGKQNSDQNTEFNLFKQRISKIISDGFGYIEVVNPENELALIEINLLNEEQNCVRKPKYIQELEKLLEQKKWKDADQKTNQVLLKITNRESVGYLNEDAIKKMSCPYLRTIDQLWKKYSGGLFGFSVQKRIFLETENQIEDDALTRYDPNAYIHFADLVRWIESSKNGKEKWKTYDEMTFSLEAPEGHLPRLNQLAKGMKMKSNYQLVSPNNLPLSSQEIQARTLFFARVDTCKL from the coding sequence ATGGATCAATTTCCTACTTTTATTATCGGATTTTTTACTGGATCTCTCATTACTGTTTATGGAACTCTGACTCAGATGGATTTCTTAAGCTATCTGAATACTGACCAAAATATCCTAAAATTTTATCAAGAATTATTGGGATTTTCTACAGATTCTCTGGAGCAGAATAGACAATATCGAGGATATATTGAAAAGTTGAATATCAGTGTAAATCCCAATACATTGAATATTTCTGTTCTCCCAAACTCTATTTGTGAAGCTGCTATTTTAGAAGGAGATCGGGTAAAAATTTTGCCTTCTGTTGAGGTGATTGGCAAACAGAATTCTGATCAGAATACAGAATTTAATTTGTTTAAACAACGGATTAGCAAAATTATTAGTGATGGATTTGGATATATTGAAGTTGTCAATCCTGAAAATGAATTAGCCTTGATTGAAATTAATTTACTGAATGAAGAACAAAATTGTGTGAGAAAACCCAAATATATTCAAGAATTAGAAAAGCTCCTAGAACAAAAAAAATGGAAAGATGCTGATCAAAAAACGAATCAAGTTTTACTTAAAATCACGAATCGAGAAAGCGTTGGCTATCTCAATGAAGATGCGATTAAAAAAATGTCTTGTCCCTACTTAAGAACGATTGATCAATTATGGAAAAAATACTCAGGTGGCTTGTTTGGGTTTAGCGTTCAAAAACGAATTTTTCTGGAAACAGAAAATCAAATAGAAGATGATGCTTTAACTCGATATGATCCCAATGCTTATATTCATTTTGCTGACTTAGTACGATGGATTGAATCGAGTAAAAATGGAAAGGAAAAATGGAAAACCTACGATGAAATGACTTTTTCTCTGGAAGCACCGGAAGGTCATCTTCCCCGTCTGAATCAACTTGCAAAAGGCATGAAAATGAAATCTAATTATCAGCTTGTTTCTCCAAACAATCTCCCCTTATCTTCTCAAGAAATCCAAGCCAGAACTTTATTTTTTGCACGGGTTGATACTTGCAAACTGTAG
- a CDS encoding BON domain-containing protein, with protein sequence MAWFERIFGALTGDTPSKPSNDVVQQAAANTSLPPERIGIAGEYDESGLAKRVALAFDEDPELDDIGSLWVAQKGGTVVLKGKVPSQGFLDKAVNIAQFQPGTAEVDTSQVSIE encoded by the coding sequence ATGGCATGGTTTGAGCGTATTTTTGGCGCCCTCACAGGTGATACTCCCAGTAAACCTTCTAATGATGTTGTACAACAAGCGGCGGCTAATACTTCCCTTCCCCCAGAACGAATTGGAATTGCGGGAGAATATGACGAAAGTGGTTTAGCCAAACGGGTCGCCTTAGCCTTTGATGAAGATCCAGAACTGGATGATATTGGTTCTTTATGGGTGGCTCAAAAAGGCGGAACTGTTGTTCTCAAAGGAAAAGTCCCCAGTCAAGGTTTTCTGGATAAAGCTGTCAACATCGCCCAATTCCAACCGGGAACTGCCGAGGTCGATACTTCTCAAGTCAGTATTGAATAG